One genomic window of Conger conger chromosome 7, fConCon1.1, whole genome shotgun sequence includes the following:
- the ublcp1 gene encoding ubiquitin-like domain-containing CTD phosphatase 1 isoform X2 → MSVSVIIKWGGQEYTISTLSEEDTVLDLKQSIKSLTGVLPERQKLLGLKVKGKPAEDDIKLGTLKLKPNTKIMMMGSREESLEDVLAPPPENDDVINDFDIEEEVIEVENREENLAKIARRVKDYKVEEMNPPREGKRLLVLDVDYTLFDHKSCAETGQELMRPFLHEFLTAAYEDYDIVIWSATSMKWIDAKMMELGVTDNPNYKITFMLDSAAMITVHTPKRGVVEVKPLGVIWGKYGEFYNKKNTIMFDDIGRNFLMNPQNGLKIRPFMKAHLNREKDKELFKLSQYLKEIAKLEDFSGLNHKHWERYLSKKQSQ, encoded by the exons ATGTCCGTGTCCGTCATAATAAAGTGGGgtgggcaggaatacaccatcAGCACGTTGTCCGAAGAGGACACCGTGCTGGACCTCAAACAGTCCATCAAATCTTTGACGGGCGTTCTCCCAGAAAGACAGAAACTGCTGGGATTGAAAGTCAAAG GTAAACCAGCTGAAGATGACATCAAACTGGGTACACTGAAGCTGAAGCCGAACACCAAGATTATGATGATGGGGAGTCGAGAGGAGAGCCTG GAAGATGTTTTGGCCCCTCCCCCAGaaaatgatgatgtcatcaatgATTTTGACATTGAAGAAGAGGTTATAGAGGTAGAGAACAG ggAGGAGAACTTGGCAAAGATCGCCAGACGTGTAAAAGATTACAAAGTGGAAGAAATGAACCCACCAAGAGAAGGAAAACGGCTCCTGGTGTTGGATGTGGACTACACATTGTTTG aCCACAAGTCATGTGCAGAGACGGGGCAGGAGCTGATGAGGCCCTTCCTGCACGAGTTCCTCACCGCCGCGTATGAGGACTATGACATCGTCATCTGGT CTGCCACAAGCATGAAGTGGATCGATGCTAAAATGATG GAGCTGGGAGTGACGGACAACCCAAACTACAAGATCACCTTCATGCTGGACAGCGCAGCCATGATCACAGTGCATACGCCCAagaggggggtggtggag GTGAAACCACTGGGAGTAATATGGGGCAAGTACGGCGAGTTCTACAACAAGAAGAACACCATCATGTTCGACGACATCGGCCGAAACTTTCTCATGAACCCCCAGAATGGGCTGAAG ATTCGTCCGTTCATGAAAGCGCACTTAAACCGCGAAAAAGACAAGGAGCTCTTCAAACTCTCTCAGTATCTGAAGGAGATTGCCAAGCTGGAGGACTTTTCAGGACTCAACCACAAACACTGGGAAAG GTACCTGTCCAAGAAGCAGAGCCAGTAG
- the ublcp1 gene encoding ubiquitin-like domain-containing CTD phosphatase 1 isoform X1, whose amino-acid sequence MLRSSMSVSVIIKWGGQEYTISTLSEEDTVLDLKQSIKSLTGVLPERQKLLGLKVKGKPAEDDIKLGTLKLKPNTKIMMMGSREESLEDVLAPPPENDDVINDFDIEEEVIEVENREENLAKIARRVKDYKVEEMNPPREGKRLLVLDVDYTLFDHKSCAETGQELMRPFLHEFLTAAYEDYDIVIWSATSMKWIDAKMMELGVTDNPNYKITFMLDSAAMITVHTPKRGVVEVKPLGVIWGKYGEFYNKKNTIMFDDIGRNFLMNPQNGLKIRPFMKAHLNREKDKELFKLSQYLKEIAKLEDFSGLNHKHWERYLSKKQSQ is encoded by the exons a TGCTTCGCAGCAGTATGTCCGTGTCCGTCATAATAAAGTGGGgtgggcaggaatacaccatcAGCACGTTGTCCGAAGAGGACACCGTGCTGGACCTCAAACAGTCCATCAAATCTTTGACGGGCGTTCTCCCAGAAAGACAGAAACTGCTGGGATTGAAAGTCAAAG GTAAACCAGCTGAAGATGACATCAAACTGGGTACACTGAAGCTGAAGCCGAACACCAAGATTATGATGATGGGGAGTCGAGAGGAGAGCCTG GAAGATGTTTTGGCCCCTCCCCCAGaaaatgatgatgtcatcaatgATTTTGACATTGAAGAAGAGGTTATAGAGGTAGAGAACAG ggAGGAGAACTTGGCAAAGATCGCCAGACGTGTAAAAGATTACAAAGTGGAAGAAATGAACCCACCAAGAGAAGGAAAACGGCTCCTGGTGTTGGATGTGGACTACACATTGTTTG aCCACAAGTCATGTGCAGAGACGGGGCAGGAGCTGATGAGGCCCTTCCTGCACGAGTTCCTCACCGCCGCGTATGAGGACTATGACATCGTCATCTGGT CTGCCACAAGCATGAAGTGGATCGATGCTAAAATGATG GAGCTGGGAGTGACGGACAACCCAAACTACAAGATCACCTTCATGCTGGACAGCGCAGCCATGATCACAGTGCATACGCCCAagaggggggtggtggag GTGAAACCACTGGGAGTAATATGGGGCAAGTACGGCGAGTTCTACAACAAGAAGAACACCATCATGTTCGACGACATCGGCCGAAACTTTCTCATGAACCCCCAGAATGGGCTGAAG ATTCGTCCGTTCATGAAAGCGCACTTAAACCGCGAAAAAGACAAGGAGCTCTTCAAACTCTCTCAGTATCTGAAGGAGATTGCCAAGCTGGAGGACTTTTCAGGACTCAACCACAAACACTGGGAAAG GTACCTGTCCAAGAAGCAGAGCCAGTAG
- the LOC133134037 gene encoding interleukin-12 subunit beta-like, translating into MFSFLLVALLLIILPAEGSSGNYRTYTLTPHVIVVEKELQNTVLVPLSCGATEGMEISWRREDGRLLPNGGNNISIPVPMMMGGKFTCHDNAGTLLNHQLVLVQLRNPSQRKILERTGDSDYIQCLSRNYNGDFHCSWKWTQDGSTKREGAVVYISAKRSSGSENITCTVDEDGAGISCLDKFQCQYAEELDFINLRVYLRYKHRVEEYVKDFYISEIVRPDRIAITKVDGETFQMQYPKTWSRPASYFPLTFHIKVLSLVRGRDCTFQPEPQDSHEVQEMETQNETFSVGNRGQFLLCVRAQDQLCNLKSWSEWSHYEMK; encoded by the exons ATGTTTTCTTTCTTACTCGTTGCCCTGCTTCTCATCATcctaccagcagagggcagcagtggGAATTATCgtacatacactctcactccaCACG tgATCGTGgtggagaaggagctgcagaacACCGTGCTGGTACCTCTGTCCTGCGGAGCCACAGAGGGCATGGAGATCTCCTGGAGGCGTGAGGACGGGCGGCTTCTCCCCAACGGGGGGAACAACATCAGCATCCCCGTGCCCATGATGATGGGCGGGAAATTCACCTGCCATGACAACGCCGGGACCCTTCTCAACCACCAGCTGGTGCTGGTGCAGCTCCGGAATCCTAGCCAGAGGAAGATCCTGGAGAGGACTGGGGATTCAG ACTACATACAATGTTTATCCAGAAACTACAACGGAGATTTCCATTGCTCGTGGAAGTGGACTCAGGATGGATCGACCAAACGAGAGGGAGCAGTGGTGTACATCAGTGCCAAGAG GTCCTCAGGGAGTGAGAACATCACCTGCACGGTGGATGAGGACGGAGCCGGGATCTCCTGTCTGGACAAGTTCCAGTGCCAGTACGCAGAGGAGCTGGACTTCATTAACCTCAGGGTCTACCTGCGCTACAAGCACCGCGTGGAGGAGTACGTCAAAGACTTCTACATCTCCGAGATCG TGAGACCGGACCGCATCGCCATCACCAAGGTGGACGGAGAGACGTTCCAGATGCAGTACCCCAAAACCTGGAGCAGGCCCGCGTCTTACTTTCCCCTCACCTTCCACATTAAGGTCCTGAGCCTCGTGAGGGGCAGGGACTGCACCTTCCAGCCAGAGCCACAAGACTCTCACGAGGTCCAG GAAATGGAGACGCAGAACGAGACATTCTCAGTCGGAAACAGGGGGCAATTCCTCCTCTGTGTCCGAGCTCAGGACCAGCTGTGCAACTTGAAGAGCTGGAGTGAGTGGAGCCACTATGA GATGAAATGA